The sequence TTTGTGCTGCCGGTGCTGTTTTAGAGCGGCTTCGCTGGCATAGCGCGAGCCGCTGGTCCGCTCAGTTTTAGTTTTAGTTTCAGATGCGGCACCGATCCGGCGCTTCAGCCGGACCAGGCGGTAACGCACCCACCCGTCGCCACTCCATTCCCTCATTACTTCCGAATCAAGACAAACGATGTCCGCAGGCCTGAATGCCGCTCAAAACGAAGCGGTGCGTTATCTCGATGGCCCATGCCTGGTATTAGCCGGCGCTGGCAGCGGCAAGACCCGCGTGATTACGCAAAAGATCGCGCACTTGATTGAAGCGCGCGGTTTCGAGCCTCGTCACATTGCCGCCGTGACCTTCACCAACAAGGCCGCCGCAGAAATGCGCGAACGCATCGGCAAGCTGCTCGAAGGCAAAACCCTGACCACACCCGGTAAGGAAGGCCGCAAGGTGCCCGTGAATCAGCTGACGGTGTGCACCTTCCACTCACTCGGCGTGCAGATTTTGCGTCAGGAAGCCGAACATCTCAGCCTTAAGCCACAGTTCTCGATCATGGATTCCGACGACTGCTTCGGCATGATCCAGGAGCAGATCGGCACCACCGACAAAGGCCTGATCCGCAAGATCCAGTCGATCATTTCGCTGTGGAAAAACGGCCTCGTGCTGCCCGACGAAGCGATGAAAATCGCGGCTAACGAAGACGAACACCAGGCCGCAATCGTCTATCGCAACTACGTGGCGACCCTGCATGCGTACCAGGCGGTGGATTTCGACGACCTGATCCGGCTGCCCGCTGAACTCTTCGCGCAAAACGAAGCCGTGCGCGAACGCTGGCAAAACCGGCTGCGCTACCTGCTGATCGACGAGTACCAGGACACCAATACCTGCCAGTACGAATTGCTCAAGCTACTGGCCGGACCCCGCGCAGCCTTTACCGCCGTAGGCGACGACGACCAGGCGATCTACGGCTGGCGCGGCGCGACGCTAGAAAACCTCGCCCAGCTAGGCAAAGATTTTCCGAAGCTGCACATCGTTAAACTCGAACAGAACTATCGTTCGACGGTGCGCATCCTCAGCGCCGCGAACAACGTGATTGCGAACAACCCCAAGCTCTTCGAAAAGAAACTCTGGTCCGAACACGGCATGGGCGACAGCATCACCGTCACCCCCTGCAACGACGAAGAACACGAAGCCGAATCCGTCGTGTTCCGCCTCTCCGCCCACAAGTTCGAGCGACGCGCCCAGTTCCGCGATTACGCGATTCTTTACCGCGGCAATTTTCAGGCCCGCATCTTTGAACAAGTGCTGCGCCGCGAGCGCATTCCTTATGTGCTGTCCGGCGGCCAATCGTTTTTCGACCGTGCGGAGATCAAGGACATCTGCGCGTATTTGCGGCTGATAGCGAACGCCGACGACGACCCCGCCTTTATCCGCGCGATCACCACGCCACGCCGGGGCATTGGCAATACCACACTTGAAGCACTTGGCTCGTTCGCTGGCCAGGCAAAGGTTTCGCTGTTTGAAGCGGTGTATATGGGCGGCATTGAAGCCCGGCTTTCTGCACGCCAGGTTGAGCCACTGCGCATCTTTTGCGACTTCATGCAGCGCCTGACCGAGCGCGCCGACAAAGACGCCGCGACCACCGTGCTGAACGACCTGATGGACGCGATTCATTACGAGGCATATCTCTACGACGCCTTTGACGAACGCCAGGCGCAGTCGAAATGGCAAAACGTGCTGGAGTTTCTGGAGTGGCTCAAACGCAAAGGGACTAAACCCGAGGCAGCGCTATCCGATGCCGAAGAAGGCAATGAAGCGACCGGCTTTGACAATGCCGACGGCCTGGCGGACACCGGCAAGAACCTGCTCGGACTGATTCAGACCGTGGCGCTGATGTCGATGCTCGAAGGTAAGGAAGAAGATCCCGACGCCGTCAGGCTTTCGACCGTGCACGCATCGAAAGGGCTCGAATATCCGCACGTGTTTTTAGTGGGTATTGAAGAAGGGATCATGCCGCACCGTGGCGGCTCGGATGACGCCCCCGTTGATGACGCACGCATCGAAGAAGAACGGCGGCTGATGTATGTCGCCATTACACGGGCGCAGCGCAGCTTGCATGTGAACTGGTGCAAGAAACGCAAACGGGCGCGCGAGACCGTCGTGTGCGAGCCGTCCCGGTTTATTCCCGAGATGGGTCTGGATGACGCACCACCCCCCACCGCTGATGAAGCACCGATGTCGCCCAAAGACCGGTTAGCCAGTTTGAAGGCGTTGTTGCAGAAGCCTTGAGTGGCCGATAAAGACGGTATTAGCCGCGCATTGGAAAACAGCAATGCGGTGCGCGGTGTTGTTTGATGGGTTTTCTTTCCTCCTTTCCTCCTCCTTCTCTCCCTCCTGGTAAGACGCTTGCCGGTATTAAAACGCTTTTGTTTTGATATCGGCGAGGTCGTTGCGCATTGCTTTTTTTAGGCTGTATGCATTATGTGAATGGTGTTTTGTTTGTGGAGTAATTTTTATGCGGGTGTATATCGGGATGGGTGTTTTGAATATGATTGCGCGGTAAGGGTTTGGGGGGTGTTGTTTTTGGTGGGGGGTGTTTTTTGGATGTTTTCTATGATGGCGAAATAGAAGGTCATGTTGGGAATATTTTCCGGTGGAGTTTATTTTATAAATTTACTGGCTTCGCTGGATTTATTTTGGTGTTTGATTGTTGCGTAAGGAAATATCTGTGGCGACGTTAAGTGACTTCGCCGCGTGTAGGGTTTTTGCATGCGTCAAATAGATGTGCTTCGGATGATAGAGTAATTTTCTGGGTGGCTTGGTCTTTGGTGACTGGAAAATCTTCTTGTTGGGTGTAAGTATTTCCATGTTCTGGTGAGGTGTTTTGTGAAATTCAGTGAGCTAATGAAAATAAGGGAGAAGCCCCTCGAGTTTTATCGAGAGATGTTTTTGAAAGTGGGCTGGTTCTCATTGTTTTTAATTATTGTGGCCGCATTATTTTTCCCTGATGAAATTCCGGGTGGCAGTTTGGCGAGCTGGCTATCGGAAATGGGATTGATGTTTCCCCGAATTGAAGAATATTCAAGACGAACATCATTTCCATTTGCGTTGCTTGTTAGCTATGGCGCTGCATTTTGGCTTGGGTGGGGAGGAGGTTTTTTAATTTATCTGACTAGTACGATTAATCCGGTAATGAAAGAGAGGGCTACTAAATTTGATTCGAGAGCGAGGTGGTCAGGGATTGTTTTGACTGTGATATTGGCAGGATTTTTTTTGGACAAGGATGATGTAAATAAATCGATTTATTGGTTGTTTGGGTTGACGACGAAGTCAAGAATTTGTTTGGCGCTGATATCAGGAGGGTGGTTGTATGTTAATTTGATAGCGTCGGTTATGTTTTTTTATGCAATCGAATATTATGCAAGGAGATGCATATGGCAACGATAACAGATGAGGCGTTTTTGACGGGGGATACGAATAATCGCACTCCAGTTTTAGTTTCTGATAGTGATATTAGGGCGGCTATTGAATTTCTGCGGAATGATACCGTGGGTACGATATGGGACTCTGTTAGTGGTGGGGCGGATGAAGTTCTATTGCGAGTGACCCGGGGGGAGATAGTCGCAAAAATGGAATATGACGCTCTTGGGCAAAAAATGGCATCTGCCATGGAGAAATATCAGCAGAGGATTGTTGTAATAGCGAATCAGGCCAAATCGGAGAAGGTCCGGACAATACTCCGGTATACAGCGGAATCAATGCGTGAAGGGATTGCGAGACTGAATAGTGGGGGTAGTGGAGCGTATGCGAAGCATGCCGAATCGGTAATTTCGCTGACACGTGCAGCTGCGGCCCGTGCGGCATTAGGTTGAGCGAGTCAGTTGGTCAACTAGTTGAGCAGGGCGAACTGCTGGCACTAGACCAGCCAGGCATCGTCGAAATCCGCTTAAGCAAGGACAGCACCATCCGCACGCTGGAAAACGGCAACATGGTGCGCGGCAAAGGCAGCTTCATACAGATCGTAGATGGCAAACATACCGAACGAGAAATGCTCGAAGTATGGT is a genomic window of Paraburkholderia bonniea containing:
- a CDS encoding UvrD-helicase domain-containing protein; this translates as MSAGLNAAQNEAVRYLDGPCLVLAGAGSGKTRVITQKIAHLIEARGFEPRHIAAVTFTNKAAAEMRERIGKLLEGKTLTTPGKEGRKVPVNQLTVCTFHSLGVQILRQEAEHLSLKPQFSIMDSDDCFGMIQEQIGTTDKGLIRKIQSIISLWKNGLVLPDEAMKIAANEDEHQAAIVYRNYVATLHAYQAVDFDDLIRLPAELFAQNEAVRERWQNRLRYLLIDEYQDTNTCQYELLKLLAGPRAAFTAVGDDDQAIYGWRGATLENLAQLGKDFPKLHIVKLEQNYRSTVRILSAANNVIANNPKLFEKKLWSEHGMGDSITVTPCNDEEHEAESVVFRLSAHKFERRAQFRDYAILYRGNFQARIFEQVLRRERIPYVLSGGQSFFDRAEIKDICAYLRLIANADDDPAFIRAITTPRRGIGNTTLEALGSFAGQAKVSLFEAVYMGGIEARLSARQVEPLRIFCDFMQRLTERADKDAATTVLNDLMDAIHYEAYLYDAFDERQAQSKWQNVLEFLEWLKRKGTKPEAALSDAEEGNEATGFDNADGLADTGKNLLGLIQTVALMSMLEGKEEDPDAVRLSTVHASKGLEYPHVFLVGIEEGIMPHRGGSDDAPVDDARIEEERRLMYVAITRAQRSLHVNWCKKRKRARETVVCEPSRFIPEMGLDDAPPPTADEAPMSPKDRLASLKALLQKP